The following coding sequences lie in one Hippopotamus amphibius kiboko isolate mHipAmp2 chromosome 17, mHipAmp2.hap2, whole genome shotgun sequence genomic window:
- the LOC130839643 gene encoding spidroin-1-like, whose product MIATWGRSPAGATCCGAAWRLRSGLSPVYLRGLAEEERLRSGPFRQGKSRGGGAGRGGAERGSSRGISTRSGSEAAVLLQLPDGGGGGGEDDDDDEDCGGDGGGNGRCSRGAAAGSAAARTAAEGPAGRGAEQLRHGECGGRRRAAAGGAGAVPLPPRSSAGVGPGGPGPAYRGLRGLEKGPERSPGAQGTRSVSQSDLAREAGDSQRAASVVIDAPPTCTVTTSPSHAEGH is encoded by the exons ATGATAG CGACCTGGGGGCGGAGCCCTGCCGGTGCCACCTGCTGCGGGGCGGCCTGGCGCCTGCGCTCTGGCCTGTCGCCGGTCTACCTGCGGGGGCTGGCGGAGGAGGAGCGCTTGCGCTCCGGGCCTTTCCGCCAGGGGAAGTctcgcgggggcggggcggggcggggcggggctgagcGGGGAAGTTCTCGCGGGATCTCGACGAGGAGCGGAAGCGAGGCGGCTGTGCTGCTTCAGCTACcggacggcggcggcggcggcggcgaagacgacgacgacgacgaagACTGTGGCGGTGACGGCGGCGGGAACGGGCGCTGCTCTCGGGGAGCAGCAGCGGGGTCGGCGGCCGCTCGCACCGCTGCGGAGGGGCCGGCCGGGCGCGGAGCGGAGCAGCTGCGCCACGGTGAgtgcggcgggcggcggcgggcggcggcgggcggcgctgGTGCGGTGCCCCTTCCTCCCCGCTCCTCAGCGGGAGTCGGCCCGGGGGGCCCGGGCCCTGCGTACCGAGGGCTGCGGGGCCTGGAG AAGGGCCCCGAGAGAAGCCCGGGAGCACAGGGTACTCGTTCTGTGAGTCAGTCTGACTTGGCCCGGGAGGCGGGGGACTCGCAGCGGGCTGCGAGTGTGGTGATCGATGCTCCCCCGACCTGCACGGTCACCACGTCACCATCGCATG